The Thiorhodovibrio litoralis genome includes a window with the following:
- a CDS encoding HNH endonuclease family protein: MRWIDFDNKRPTDAFPGWEPWSQDDWQAWLNKSAQLLAQVEALTQAADALRQAGDQDAAKERIKARNAFISDKSGHWARLKPWLLALSHGKCWFSESKDIYSHYHVEHFRPKSEAKDLDGSTQDGYWWLAFDYSNYRICGSVGNSKKGGWFPLREGSVRSCYAHQCEESESRYFLDPTDPVDVELIAFNEEGNAIVSPEVSDDWNAQRADVSIQRLKLNEHEALTEARRAKWQAVLREVDGYHRAKERCASGPNPTAQERLRNHAREIRKMASADAPLSSIVRWCLSFLDDRQLLRLAS, translated from the coding sequence ATGAGATGGATCGACTTCGACAACAAGAGGCCGACGGATGCCTTTCCCGGCTGGGAGCCTTGGAGCCAGGATGATTGGCAGGCGTGGCTGAACAAGTCCGCGCAGCTGTTGGCGCAGGTCGAGGCGCTGACGCAAGCAGCAGATGCGTTGCGGCAAGCGGGAGACCAGGACGCGGCCAAAGAGAGGATCAAGGCCCGCAATGCCTTTATCAGCGACAAGAGCGGTCACTGGGCTCGGTTGAAGCCCTGGCTGCTTGCACTGTCCCACGGCAAGTGCTGGTTCTCGGAGTCGAAGGACATCTATTCTCATTATCACGTCGAGCACTTCCGTCCGAAGTCCGAGGCCAAGGACCTGGACGGCAGCACGCAGGACGGCTATTGGTGGCTCGCGTTCGACTACAGCAACTACCGCATCTGCGGCAGCGTCGGCAACAGCAAGAAGGGTGGCTGGTTTCCGCTGCGCGAGGGGTCTGTGCGCTCTTGCTATGCCCATCAATGCGAGGAGTCAGAAAGCCGCTACTTCCTCGATCCGACCGACCCCGTCGATGTTGAGCTGATCGCGTTCAACGAAGAGGGCAACGCGATCGTGTCGCCCGAGGTATCAGACGACTGGAACGCACAACGCGCGGACGTCTCCATCCAACGGCTGAAGCTCAACGAGCATGAGGCATTGACCGAGGCACGCCGCGCCAAATGGCAAGCGGTGCTCCGCGAGGTGGACGGCTACCATCGCGCAAAGGAGCGCTGTGCCTCCGGCCCGAACCCCACGGCGCAGGAGCGGCTGCGCAACCATGCACGGGAGATCAGAAAGATGGCCAGCGCGGATGCTCCGCTCTCGTCCATCGTGCGCTGGTGTTTGAGTTTCCTGGACGACCGCCAGTTGCTAAGGTTAGCCTCGTGA
- a CDS encoding AAA family ATPase produces MHLQRLWLGAFRNLRDLGICFTESVTDSAGETQRLRSHAIIGPNGSGKSNLLEAIVSIFRDLDLNQAPGFDYALDYECRGHAVSIQASAGQPPRVRIDGEEADPWILSDMHREHPDTGKVERGKARRYLPSNVFAYYSGKNERLEALFRDHQRSFVDNLNEFDAPTDDRTGFEDTAASDALVRRLFYCRHPHAKLVLLSLLLAPEKPLKEILDDLRIVDLDSALFVLKQPWRLSGDTLSPEDIRQGSPRFWYDSTRFTEELLEKLWELAVAPIDHTAEQTIDFRGRVEEQALLYLFLDSREKLIELKDQVGDSYRFFRFLEGAYIADLLEDLHLFVRHENADGLMTFDQLSEGELQLLTVLGLMRLTHQDECLFLLDEPDTHLNPLWKLRYFERVEQVLHQQPDGPIKGDSQIIVTTHDPMMIGSLRREQVSILTPNRQGAVTVEHPVVDPQGMGIAGLLKSDLFGLRSTVDTETLRRLDRRNLLYARGDDRTPAETAEMQRLSAELSELGFAQDFKDPYYALFVRKMAQHTQFHQPTLTPEQMADQDAIAERIISEVLAEDNRR; encoded by the coding sequence ATGCATCTGCAGCGGCTTTGGCTGGGCGCCTTCCGTAACCTGCGCGACCTGGGGATCTGCTTCACCGAGTCGGTGACGGACAGCGCGGGCGAGACGCAGCGCCTGAGGAGCCACGCGATCATCGGCCCCAACGGCTCCGGCAAGTCCAACCTGCTGGAGGCCATCGTTAGCATCTTCCGCGACTTGGACCTGAACCAGGCGCCCGGCTTCGACTATGCCCTGGACTACGAGTGCCGCGGCCACGCGGTGTCGATCCAGGCTAGCGCGGGCCAGCCCCCGCGGGTGCGGATCGACGGCGAAGAGGCCGACCCCTGGATACTCAGCGACATGCACCGCGAGCACCCGGACACGGGCAAAGTGGAGCGCGGCAAGGCTCGGCGCTATCTGCCGTCCAATGTCTTTGCCTACTATTCGGGCAAGAACGAGCGGCTGGAGGCCCTGTTCCGGGACCATCAACGGTCCTTCGTCGACAACCTGAACGAATTCGATGCGCCAACCGACGACCGCACGGGCTTCGAGGACACCGCCGCCTCCGATGCCCTGGTCCGGCGTTTGTTCTACTGCCGCCATCCCCACGCCAAGCTGGTGCTGCTGTCGCTGTTGCTGGCGCCCGAGAAGCCGCTGAAGGAGATCCTGGACGATCTGCGCATCGTCGACCTGGACTCGGCCCTGTTCGTGCTGAAGCAGCCCTGGCGGCTGAGCGGCGATACCCTGAGCCCCGAGGACATCCGCCAAGGCAGTCCGCGCTTCTGGTACGACAGTACTCGCTTTACCGAGGAACTGCTGGAGAAGCTTTGGGAGCTGGCCGTGGCGCCCATCGACCACACCGCCGAGCAGACCATCGACTTCCGCGGCCGGGTCGAGGAGCAGGCCCTGCTGTACCTGTTTCTGGATTCCCGGGAGAAGCTCATCGAGCTGAAGGATCAGGTCGGCGACTCCTACCGCTTCTTCCGCTTCCTGGAGGGCGCCTATATCGCGGACCTGCTGGAGGACCTGCACCTGTTCGTCCGCCATGAGAACGCCGACGGGCTGATGACCTTCGATCAACTCTCCGAGGGCGAGCTGCAACTGCTGACCGTGCTTGGCCTGATGCGCCTGACTCACCAGGACGAATGCCTGTTCCTGCTCGACGAGCCGGACACCCACCTGAACCCGCTGTGGAAGCTGCGCTACTTCGAGCGCGTGGAGCAGGTCCTGCACCAGCAGCCCGACGGCCCCATCAAGGGCGACTCCCAGATCATCGTCACCACCCACGACCCGATGATGATCGGCAGCCTGCGCCGGGAGCAGGTGTCTATTCTGACGCCCAACCGACAGGGGGCCGTGACAGTGGAGCACCCAGTCGTGGACCCACAAGGCATGGGCATCGCAGGCCTGCTAAAGAGCGACCTGTTCGGCCTGCGCTCCACCGTGGACACCGAGACCTTGCGGCGGCTGGACCGGCGCAACCTGCTCTACGCCAGGGGCGATGACCGGACGCCGGCGGAGACCGCCGAAATGCAGCGCCTGAGCGCGGAGCTCTCCGAGCTTGGCTTCGCGCAAGACTTTAAAGACCCGTACTACGCGCTGTTCGTGCGCAAGATGGCCCAGCACACCCAGTTCCACCAGCCCACCCTCACGCCCGAGCAGATGGCGGATCAGGATGCCATCGCCGAGCGTATCATCAGCGAGGTGCTGGCGGAGGACAATCGGCGATGA
- a CDS encoding restriction endonuclease subunit S: MKRLRELVYFLAVTGSLCPQKPAEGDGATLLRSIEALRSERIKRREFKRSPKPEGLSGAYADDLPAIPPSWVRTRLVDIGEISPKNDQSDQATGTFAPMSAISEMHRVAIDGEERPWVEMKKGYTHIADGDVVVAKITPCFENGKAAVVSDLANGFGAGTTELHVFRPLVGIEPSFVYLFVRSPYFRTAGIEHMTGTAGQKRLPSNYFATRPFPLPPSKEQQRIVAKVDELMALCDKLEAQQQANRRLFPLLSDATNSRLTEIADETALDAVFRKAGEVDPFAVRRSILRLAAFGKLTRQDPRAESAPELLTRIATARDRLLGEDYPNATEAKTQRKKQRQQRLPAELPALPVGWTWATLMQATALVVDCHNKTAPYTTSGIRLIRTTNIRNGEMNFLEPKFVAEATYERWSARCPPESGDLLITREAPMGEVCIIPDGVKICMGQRMMLIRTVPETMNPKFLLYSLMEPGLLDRVQDKPIGATVKHLRVGGVETLLLPVAPLEEQNRIVALVEQLFVVVDRLAAKREKRASVAESFAQAAVDAITGTASQESKPMQAPKTELVTRLEMNREQNRTPGADEPLAALLAEQDGALSAKALWQRSGLAIDAFYQQLKTEMAAGWIIEPEPARMRDVEAD; the protein is encoded by the coding sequence GTGAAGCGCTTGCGAGAACTCGTCTACTTCCTCGCCGTGACCGGTTCGCTTTGTCCGCAGAAACCAGCCGAAGGCGACGGCGCAACACTGCTCCGATCGATAGAAGCTTTGCGCTCAGAGAGAATCAAGCGCCGCGAGTTTAAGAGATCACCGAAGCCCGAAGGGTTGTCAGGTGCCTATGCAGACGACCTGCCCGCAATTCCACCGAGTTGGGTTCGGACCCGCCTCGTCGACATCGGCGAAATCAGTCCAAAGAATGATCAGTCAGATCAAGCCACCGGCACCTTCGCCCCAATGAGTGCGATCTCGGAGATGCACCGGGTCGCAATCGATGGTGAAGAACGGCCTTGGGTCGAAATGAAAAAGGGTTATACGCACATCGCGGATGGCGACGTCGTCGTCGCTAAGATCACGCCCTGCTTCGAGAACGGCAAGGCAGCGGTCGTTTCGGATCTAGCCAATGGATTTGGTGCGGGAACAACCGAACTGCATGTCTTTCGTCCGCTTGTGGGAATCGAACCCAGTTTCGTTTATCTGTTTGTTCGGTCCCCATACTTCAGAACCGCCGGCATTGAGCATATGACTGGCACGGCTGGTCAGAAGCGTCTGCCAAGCAACTACTTTGCGACCCGACCCTTTCCACTGCCTCCGAGCAAGGAGCAACAACGCATCGTCGCCAAAGTGGATGAGCTGATGGCGCTGTGCGACAAGCTGGAGGCGCAGCAGCAGGCAAACCGTCGCCTGTTTCCGCTCCTCTCAGATGCAACCAATAGCCGGCTGACCGAAATCGCAGACGAGACCGCGCTTGACGCGGTATTTCGGAAAGCCGGTGAAGTCGATCCGTTCGCCGTGCGCCGGAGCATTCTTCGACTCGCAGCGTTTGGAAAGTTGACGCGGCAAGACCCTCGGGCGGAATCGGCGCCAGAGTTACTCACAAGAATCGCGACCGCTCGCGACCGGCTGCTCGGAGAAGATTATCCGAATGCAACGGAGGCCAAGACGCAGCGCAAGAAGCAGCGTCAGCAACGTCTTCCGGCCGAACTGCCAGCACTGCCAGTGGGCTGGACCTGGGCCACGCTCATGCAGGCGACGGCGCTTGTGGTCGATTGTCACAACAAGACCGCCCCGTATACGACATCGGGAATTCGCCTGATTCGAACAACCAACATCCGAAACGGCGAGATGAACTTTCTTGAGCCCAAGTTTGTCGCGGAAGCGACCTATGAGCGCTGGAGCGCTCGATGCCCGCCCGAGTCGGGCGATCTGTTGATCACGCGCGAGGCGCCGATGGGCGAGGTCTGCATCATCCCGGACGGGGTGAAGATCTGTATGGGCCAGCGAATGATGCTGATCCGGACCGTTCCGGAGACGATGAATCCCAAGTTTCTGCTGTACTCGCTGATGGAGCCAGGGTTGCTTGATCGCGTTCAGGATAAGCCGATAGGCGCGACCGTCAAACACCTCCGAGTCGGTGGGGTAGAAACTCTGCTCTTGCCTGTCGCGCCGCTAGAAGAGCAGAACCGAATCGTTGCGCTCGTGGAACAACTCTTTGTCGTCGTAGATAGGCTTGCGGCTAAACGAGAGAAGCGTGCATCGGTGGCCGAATCCTTCGCCCAAGCCGCCGTTGACGCCATCACCGGCACCGCCAGCCAGGAGTCTAAGCCCATGCAAGCCCCAAAGACCGAGCTGGTGACGCGCCTGGAGATGAACCGCGAGCAGAACCGCACGCCGGGCGCCGACGAGCCACTGGCCGCGCTGCTTGCCGAGCAGGACGGCGCGTTGTCCGCCAAGGCCCTGTGGCAGCGCTCGGGTCTGGCCATCGACGCCTTCTACCAACAGCTCAAGACCGAAATGGCGGCGGGCTGGATCATCGAGCCGGAGCCGGCGCGGATGCGCGACGTGGAGGCGGACTGA
- a CDS encoding class I SAM-dependent DNA methyltransferase: MNLSTTIKSIQDIMRKDDGVDGDAQRIGQLSWMLFLKIFDQCEDGWQDDAETQGRAYRSAIPEDCRWRNWAAYIDDKPQIPAGDLIGYVNNTVFPGLKELPVAGNPAAKVVREVFVDANNYMKSGTLMLGVIEKLEAAIDFHDLKARGQLGDIYEQVLNDLRSAGNAGEFYTPRAITEFMVDRVNPRLGNRETGRETVLDPACGTGGFLTATIAHIEAQLDAHSGPDDRRAIAQCIRGMEKKQLPHLLCTTNLMLHGIEVPSMIEHRNTLAHGWNSWSKRERVDCVITNPPFGGMEDDTVGNDYLLPTRETADMFMTLIVNKLLKEPDQTGGGRAGVVLPDGFLFGEGIKAKIKEELLDKCHLHTVIRLPNGVFNPYTGIKTNLLFFTRGRATDDIWFYEHRYPQGVKSYSKTKPLRIDELQPIKDWWGSEADGFQDRVETEQAWRVDFKTLKAEAIAKAQPHWDQAGQLNNQANDLNEQAKTLRASIRGENDPAKRQPVEDQVTALTERIDTLRQQAKEAQAAGDRHYWPIYNLDLKNPNAPEAESHDPDVLLAKYKQLLAEIEQTQNQLRDELAKALAHRIEAEASGS; encoded by the coding sequence ATGAACCTCAGCACCACCATCAAATCCATCCAGGACATCATGCGCAAGGACGATGGCGTCGACGGCGACGCCCAGCGCATCGGCCAGCTCTCCTGGATGCTGTTTCTGAAGATCTTCGACCAGTGCGAAGACGGCTGGCAGGACGACGCCGAGACTCAAGGCCGCGCCTATCGCTCCGCGATCCCGGAGGACTGCCGCTGGCGCAACTGGGCCGCCTACATCGACGACAAGCCACAGATCCCCGCCGGAGACCTGATCGGCTACGTCAACAACACTGTCTTCCCCGGCCTCAAGGAACTACCCGTGGCCGGCAACCCCGCCGCCAAGGTGGTGCGCGAGGTCTTCGTCGACGCCAACAACTACATGAAGTCCGGCACCCTGATGCTGGGCGTGATCGAAAAGCTTGAAGCCGCCATCGACTTCCACGACCTCAAGGCCCGCGGCCAGCTCGGCGACATCTACGAGCAAGTCTTAAACGACCTGCGCAGCGCCGGCAACGCCGGCGAGTTCTACACCCCGCGCGCCATCACCGAATTCATGGTCGACCGGGTCAACCCACGCCTGGGCAACCGAGAAACCGGGCGCGAGACCGTGCTCGACCCCGCCTGCGGCACCGGCGGCTTCCTCACCGCCACCATCGCCCATATTGAGGCCCAGCTCGACGCGCACTCCGGCCCCGACGACCGCCGCGCCATCGCCCAATGCATTCGCGGCATGGAGAAGAAGCAGCTGCCGCACCTGCTCTGCACCACCAATCTGATGCTCCACGGCATTGAGGTGCCGAGCATGATCGAGCACCGCAACACCCTGGCCCACGGCTGGAATAGTTGGTCCAAGCGCGAGCGCGTGGACTGCGTCATCACCAACCCGCCCTTCGGCGGCATGGAAGACGACACCGTCGGCAACGACTACCTGCTGCCCACCCGCGAAACCGCCGACATGTTCATGACCCTGATTGTGAACAAGCTGCTGAAAGAGCCAGATCAAACCGGCGGCGGACGCGCCGGCGTCGTACTGCCGGACGGCTTCCTGTTCGGCGAGGGTATCAAGGCCAAGATCAAGGAAGAGCTGCTGGACAAGTGCCACCTGCACACCGTCATCCGCCTGCCCAACGGCGTCTTCAACCCCTACACCGGCATCAAGACCAACCTGCTGTTCTTCACCCGTGGCCGCGCCACGGATGACATCTGGTTCTACGAGCACCGCTACCCGCAAGGCGTCAAGAGCTATTCCAAGACCAAGCCCCTGCGCATCGACGAGCTGCAACCCATCAAAGACTGGTGGGGCAGCGAGGCCGACGGCTTCCAAGACCGCGTCGAGACCGAGCAGGCCTGGCGGGTGGATTTCAAAACCCTGAAGGCCGAGGCCATTGCCAAGGCCCAGCCCCATTGGGACCAGGCCGGCCAGCTGAATAACCAGGCCAACGACCTCAACGAGCAGGCCAAGACCCTGCGCGCCTCCATCCGCGGCGAGAATGATCCCGCCAAGCGCCAGCCGGTGGAGGACCAGGTCACCGCGCTCACCGAGCGCATAGACACCCTGCGCCAGCAGGCCAAGGAGGCCCAGGCCGCCGGCGACCGCCACTACTGGCCCATCTACAACCTGGACCTGAAGAACCCCAACGCCCCGGAGGCGGAGAGTCACGACCCCGACGTGCTGCTGGCCAAGTACAAGCAGCTCCTGGCCGAGATCGAGCAGACCCAAAACCAGCTTCGGGACGAACTGGCGAAGGCGTTGGCGCATCGGATCGAGGCAGAGGCATCCGGGTCGTGA
- a CDS encoding PIN domain-containing protein, whose product MGLIIDTGVLIRVERSTSAALDFSPWQNYGDAAISVVTASELLVGVHRSASEGRRICRSASVETMLAALPILDVTLEIARVHAELVSAMRQKGLTLGANDAYIAATALASGHALLTTDVGDFSRVPGLEVLPFDQPVSATGTTDTTQ is encoded by the coding sequence ATGGGCCTAATCATCGATACCGGCGTATTGATCCGTGTCGAGCGCAGCACCAGCGCAGCGTTGGATTTCTCACCCTGGCAGAATTACGGCGATGCCGCCATCAGTGTCGTCACGGCATCGGAGTTGTTGGTGGGCGTGCATCGCTCGGCGTCGGAAGGCCGGCGCATCTGTCGCTCTGCATCGGTGGAAACCATGCTTGCCGCGTTGCCCATCCTCGACGTCACCTTGGAGATTGCTCGTGTCCACGCCGAGCTGGTTTCCGCCATGCGCCAGAAAGGTCTCACCCTGGGTGCCAACGACGCCTACATCGCCGCCACCGCGCTCGCCAGCGGCCACGCCTTACTGACCACCGACGTGGGCGACTTCAGCCGCGTCCCCGGGCTGGAAGTCCTGCCCTTCGACCAGCCGGTCTCCGCAACCGGCACCACCGATACGACCCAATGA
- a CDS encoding type II toxin-antitoxin system Phd/YefM family antitoxin, whose amino-acid sequence MEQVKVTQAARQLSDMLNRVAYQGASFELTRGGRRIARLVPAGPPQRVKVSELNDIFAQIPKLGDDADAFERDIADAQSAIVPDRDPWED is encoded by the coding sequence ATGGAACAAGTCAAGGTCACCCAAGCCGCCCGACAGTTGTCCGATATGCTAAACCGGGTCGCTTACCAGGGTGCCAGCTTCGAGCTCACCCGGGGCGGACGCCGCATCGCCCGCTTGGTACCCGCCGGACCGCCGCAGCGCGTCAAGGTCTCGGAGCTGAACGACATCTTTGCCCAAATCCCGAAGCTCGGCGACGATGCCGATGCCTTCGAGCGCGATATCGCCGATGCGCAATCCGCCATCGTGCCGGATCGCGACCCCTGGGAAGACTGA
- the hsdR gene encoding EcoAI/FtnUII family type I restriction enzme subunit R yields the protein MEIRDLSERDICTKCVTPALIAAGWTQQQFREEVSLTAGRVMVRGNLAYRLQTPGVTGGPKRADFVLYANGNIPLLVIEVKRAVFPVGHGMQQALDYAEMLDAPFAASCNGKSLLLHDRTGITQPVERELTMDAFPAFDDLWALYQQWKGIKSSPQQELVAQPYHTDGSGKEPRYYQCVAINRSIEAIACGQERILLVMATGTGKTYTAFQIIWRLWKAKRKRHILFLADRNILIDQTIQQDFAPFGEVMHKIGNRTVERRYEVYLSLYQAVTGNQEWKQIYRQFPPDFFDLVVIDECHRGSAAEDSAWREVLDYFHQATHLGLTATPKEKRPAKGKTLIEDPEYNLKYFGNPIYTYSLRQGIEDGFLAPYKVIRVVTDADALGYTPEQGKVDRDGQLVEQRQYNTKDFDRSLTLTQRTELVARRVWEYLKATDPMAKTIVFCDDQPHAERMRQALVNLIPAAAANRRYVVRITGDDTEGKAQLGYFIDNDEPYPVIATTSKLLSTGVDAKTCKLIVLDQNINSMTQFKQILGRGTRIREDYNKLYFTIMDFKNATRLFQDPEFDGEPVTVHEPGPDDPIVPPEDLIPEDAIADDPGCDGTGTEGQAEETTATDSASLRTQDPGVRPRYIIDDVKVRTAIERSQYLNAEGKLVTENYRVLLRDDIKHNLRREFASLNDFLRRWTGAERKQAVLDELADQGLPIEVLREAVPNGATLDVFDLVAHIAFDQAPLSRRERAEKVRKRNVFAKYGAEARAVLEALLDKYADHGIADIEDPKILELPPFDRLGSKTQIRRGIFGSPEKFSAALTELEQQLYQDSA from the coding sequence ATGGAAATCAGAGACCTCAGCGAACGCGACATCTGCACCAAATGCGTTACGCCAGCGCTGATCGCCGCGGGCTGGACACAGCAGCAGTTTCGCGAAGAAGTGAGCCTGACTGCGGGCCGGGTCATGGTCCGCGGCAACCTTGCCTATCGACTACAGACACCCGGTGTCACGGGTGGCCCCAAGCGGGCGGACTTCGTGCTCTATGCCAACGGAAACATTCCGTTGTTGGTTATTGAGGTCAAGCGCGCGGTTTTCCCGGTCGGCCACGGCATGCAGCAGGCGCTGGATTATGCAGAGATGCTCGACGCCCCCTTTGCCGCAAGCTGCAACGGGAAGTCTCTGCTGCTACATGATCGCACCGGCATCACCCAACCGGTGGAGCGTGAACTCACCATGGACGCCTTTCCGGCGTTCGATGATCTCTGGGCTCTTTACCAACAGTGGAAGGGCATCAAGTCGTCACCACAGCAGGAACTCGTTGCTCAACCGTATCACACCGATGGCAGCGGCAAGGAGCCCCGTTATTACCAGTGCGTCGCGATCAACCGCAGCATTGAGGCTATCGCCTGCGGTCAAGAGCGCATACTTTTGGTGATGGCCACCGGCACCGGCAAGACCTACACCGCGTTTCAGATCATCTGGCGGTTGTGGAAGGCCAAGCGCAAGCGGCACATCCTCTTCCTGGCCGACCGCAACATCCTCATCGACCAGACCATCCAGCAGGACTTTGCCCCGTTCGGCGAGGTGATGCACAAGATCGGTAATCGCACTGTCGAGCGCCGTTACGAGGTCTATCTCAGTCTCTATCAGGCGGTCACCGGCAATCAGGAGTGGAAGCAGATCTACCGCCAGTTCCCGCCGGACTTCTTCGACCTGGTGGTCATAGACGAGTGCCACCGCGGCAGCGCCGCCGAGGACTCCGCTTGGCGCGAGGTGCTGGACTACTTCCACCAAGCCACCCACCTCGGTCTCACTGCCACGCCGAAAGAGAAGCGACCGGCCAAGGGCAAAACTCTGATCGAAGACCCCGAGTACAATCTCAAATACTTCGGTAATCCCATCTATACCTACTCGCTGCGCCAGGGCATTGAGGACGGTTTCCTCGCCCCCTACAAGGTCATCCGCGTGGTGACAGACGCCGACGCCCTCGGCTACACACCGGAGCAGGGCAAGGTCGACCGCGACGGCCAGTTGGTCGAGCAGCGCCAATACAACACCAAGGACTTCGACCGCAGCCTCACCCTGACCCAACGTACCGAGCTGGTCGCCCGCCGCGTTTGGGAGTACCTCAAGGCCACCGACCCCATGGCCAAGACCATCGTCTTCTGCGACGACCAGCCCCACGCCGAGCGCATGCGCCAGGCATTGGTCAACTTGATCCCGGCCGCCGCCGCCAACCGTCGATACGTCGTGCGCATCACCGGCGACGACACTGAAGGCAAAGCCCAGCTCGGCTACTTCATCGACAACGACGAGCCCTATCCGGTCATTGCGACCACCTCCAAGCTTCTCTCCACCGGCGTCGATGCCAAGACCTGCAAGCTCATCGTGCTGGATCAGAACATCAACTCCATGACCCAGTTCAAGCAGATTCTTGGGCGAGGCACCCGCATCCGCGAGGACTACAACAAGCTCTACTTCACCATCATGGACTTCAAGAACGCCACCCGGTTGTTCCAGGATCCGGAGTTCGATGGCGAACCGGTGACCGTCCATGAGCCGGGGCCTGACGACCCCATCGTCCCGCCCGAAGACCTGATCCCGGAAGATGCCATCGCCGACGATCCGGGCTGCGACGGAACTGGAACCGAGGGCCAAGCAGAGGAAACCACTGCCACCGATTCCGCCAGCCTGCGGACCCAGGACCCCGGAGTCCGTCCCCGCTACATCATCGACGATGTCAAGGTCCGCACCGCCATCGAGCGTTCTCAATACCTCAACGCAGAGGGCAAGTTGGTCACGGAAAACTACCGCGTATTGCTGCGCGACGACATCAAGCACAACCTGCGCCGAGAGTTCGCATCTCTGAACGACTTCCTGCGCCGCTGGACCGGCGCCGAGCGCAAGCAAGCCGTGCTCGATGAGCTTGCAGACCAGGGGCTACCGATTGAGGTTCTACGCGAGGCCGTGCCCAATGGCGCGACATTGGACGTCTTCGACCTGGTGGCACACATCGCCTTCGATCAAGCGCCCCTCAGTCGCCGGGAGCGAGCCGAGAAGGTTCGCAAGCGCAACGTCTTTGCAAAGTACGGAGCCGAGGCTCGTGCCGTGCTCGAAGCCCTGCTGGATAAGTACGCCGACCACGGCATCGCCGACATTGAAGACCCCAAGATTCTGGAGCTGCCACCCTTCGACCGCCTCGGCAGCAAGACGCAAATTCGCCGAGGCATCTTCGGCAGTCCCGAAAAGTTTTCTGCGGCCCTGACTGAGCTGGAGCAACAGCTCTACCAGGACAGCGCTTGA
- a CDS encoding helix-turn-helix transcriptional regulator, whose protein sequence is MIPPTPPFPKISKCRRRTTLKKRLLADSQTRDENDALETEFAIARELIAARIRAGLSQAEVAERMGTSQSTIARLESGRTLPSLRTLERYASATGNRTVVRLEAQR, encoded by the coding sequence GTGATTCCGCCAACTCCGCCGTTCCCGAAGATCTCAAAATGCCGGAGACGGACCACCCTCAAAAAACGCCTGCTCGCCGATTCGCAGACCCGCGACGAGAACGACGCGCTTGAAACCGAGTTTGCCATTGCACGCGAGTTGATCGCCGCTCGAATCCGAGCTGGATTAAGCCAAGCAGAGGTCGCAGAACGGATGGGCACATCCCAATCCACCATCGCGCGGCTGGAAAGCGGGCGAACGCTGCCGAGCCTGCGCACCCTTGAACGCTATGCGAGCGCCACCGGCAACCGCACCGTCGTGCGACTCGAGGCCCAGCGCTGA